A stretch of DNA from Thermanaerosceptrum fracticalcis:
CCTCCAGTACTAAGGTACCCTCTGTAGAAAAACCTTTTCGACAAAAGCGGGGTAATTCCTGCTTATTTTACGTTTTTATGTTTTTTTTAGCTTTTTCTTATTAGCAGATCAAGCTCAGCCAAGCTTTTTATTACTCTTTCTCCCATAATTTCATAACCTTTTACTCTGGGATGGCAGCCATCCAGGAATAAATCTTCTTTCATTTTACCCCTTTCATCCATAAAATCCTGGTGGAAGTCGATAATTGCAATACCTTTATCCTCACAGAACTGCCTTAACCAGCTGCGCCAGAGCTGTAACGGTCTTTCCGTAGCATCATCAACAGGCAGAGGTATCCCGACAATAATCTTGATATTTTCAGCTTCTAATGCATCGATGATAGCCTTAAAACTCTTTTGAATCCGGGGCTGGCTCAAACCTACATAGACATCGTTAGTTCCACCCATCAGGATCACGATATCCGGTTTATGGGTAAAAACATCGGTTTCCAGGCGTAAGGCCATGTCGTCAAAGGTGTCTCCCGAAACTCCGGAATTAATGACCTTCCAGCCTGTTTCCCGGCGTAAACGTTCTACCCAGGATACATCTGGTGTGAAAGGATAGCCATAGGTAATAGAATCTCCCAAAGCGACAATGGTGGGCATAATCTACCTCCCAATAATTTATCTGATACGAAAAGAAGTAACGAGCATGAGTTTGTGACTCATAACCCGTTACTTTTCAGGCTTTACAATCCAAATTCAGAGGGCAACTCCATGCAAGTACAGCTCTACAATCTCTTCGGCTGTCTTATCCACGTCGATTTGCGTCATATCCATGCCTGCAATAGGACTGACCAACGTACCCAGACCGCCGTAAAACAAGCGGGCAAACAGAGAGACATTGACTGGTTTTAGTTCCCCTTTGTCAATACCCTCCTGGATAATCTCACCAATAGCCGATAACCGGTAAGCATGCATATCCAGTAGCCAATGACGAAAAGATTCGTCAATTAACGTCGTTTCCAAAAGAGCCATCTTGTTGAGATGACGGAAATGCCTGCCGACGATAATGCTCTCCTTGATGATACATAAAAGCTTATTCCGTATGGTTTGCTCTTTTTCCACGGCTTCTCTCGTGTGTTGATTAAAGGTTTCAATTCTGTCTTTGAGCATTTCCTGGAACAACTGCTTCTTACTGGTAAAATACTCATAAACAGTACCCTTACCGACTCCGGCCTCCTGGGCAATCTCCTCTATTTTAGCTTTGTGATAACCCCTCTCGGAAAAAACCATCAGGGCCGCCTGAAGAATCAACTCCCGTTTACCGGTCACTTTGTTTTCTGTCAATTCTATTCTCCTCCCGCTGCAGGGACTTCAGGAATACCGGGACTTTTCCTGTCTCTTCTAAACCAGGATTTCACCTTTAAGGCGATGTCATCCAGGATAATGTACATACAGGGAATTAAGACTAACGTAATTAGGGTTGAGAAAGTGAGACCTCCCGCTACAGCCGTAGCCATGGGAGCCGATAACTCGGCACCTTCTCCGATCCCCAGGGTAGAGGGTATGAGGGCCAGTACTGTAGTTAAAGTAGTCATTAAAATAGGTCTTAAACGGGTGGGCCCCGCTTTCAGGATGGCCTCTTTCCGGGACAGGCCGTCCCTGTTCCTTAAGGTATTGATATAGTCTACCAGCACAATGGCGTTGTTAACCACAATACCCGCCAACATGATTATACCAATAAAAGTAGGTACACTTAAAGTTCTTCTCGTTGCGAGCAGGGAGAATACTACCCCAGTGAGCGTAGGAGGCACAGCAAACATAATCACAAAGGGATAAATTAATGCTTCAAATTGGGCCGCCAGGATCATATAGACCAGGATAATCGCCAGTATCAACGCTAAACCTAGACTCTGGAAAGACTCCATCATCTCTTTATTGGCTCCGCCGAACTCCAGCTGAACTCCCGGTGGTAACGTAATATCCTTAATGGCCAGCTGGATATCCTGGGTGACACTCTTCAAATCCCGTCCGGAAATATCACCGGTAATGGCTACACGCCTTGTCTGGTTGCGCCTGTCAATTTTGGTCGGTCCCCTGGTAATTTGTAAATCAGCCACTTCCCCCAGGGGAACAAGGGCACCGGTCTGGGACATCAGGGTCAGGTTCTCCAGGTCATTGAGGTTTTTCCGGTAATTTCCGTCAAGAATAACACGCACATCGATTTCCTCACCCTTTACACGGTGACGGGTAGCCACCGAGCCGTTTACCGCCGTGGAAACAAGGCTGGAAAGCTGGGAGGCATTAATCCCATACAGGTCTGCTTTTTGCCTGTTGAGTTTGATGCTGATTTCCGGGCGTCCATCTTCCAGGGAAGTCTTCACTTCCCTGGTCCCTTCCACTTCTTTTACCCGCTGGGCAATAGTTTGGGAAAGCATCTGTAATACTTCCAGATTATCACCCATGATACCAATATCGATGGGTGAAGTACTGGGGCCCATGCTTCCTTCTTGAGCCTTAATTTCTATCCTGGCGCCGGGAATATTAGCACATTTTTCGCGGAGTTCATCTAAGACCTGGTCAATATTGCGCTGCCGGTCTTTTTTATCTTTAAGTTTACCACGGATCATGGCCTGCTCAGGAGATGAGCTGGAACCAAACATGCCGCTCTGAATACCGACGGAGTAAAAGGTCCAGTCATGTTCGGGAAGCTCAGCAATATATGTTTCCACCATCTCTGTTACCCGCTGGGTTTCCCGCAATGCCGTTCCCTTGGGCAAATCAATGTTCACAACATATTCTCCTGTATCCTGTTTGGGAATAAACTCCATGCCCACAAAAGGAATTAAGGCACAGCTGATAATAAAGAGAATTAAAGTGCCAAAGACTACTTTTTTCTTATGATTAATGGCCCAATGAAGTACGGTGCGGTATTTTTCGTCCAGGCGTTCAAGTAAATAGCCCCATTTATCGGATAGCCTGGAAATCAGCTTAAAACGCGCCTTTCCATTGCCATTGCCGTTGTTAATCCTGTCAACTTTAAGAATCTTAGAAGACAACATGGGCACCAGGGTTAAGGCTACCATTAAGGAAGCGATTAAGGAGAAAGATACAGTCAGCGCCATGGGCCGGAAAATTTGTGAAGCCATCCCTTCTACATAAACAATGGGTAAAAACACCACAATGGATGTTAAAGTAGATGCAGTTACAGCAACAGCTACTTCATTGGCCCCTTTCATGGCTGCTTCTATCCGGGAATACCCGTTCTGGCGGTAGCGGTAAATATTCTCCAGAATAACGATGGCGTTATCCACCATCATACCAATACCCAGGGCAAGCCCCCCTAAAGAAATTAGGTTTAAGGTCAAGCCGCCGAAATACATGAGTATAAAGGTGGCGATGATGGAGATAGGTATGGCTGTGCCGATGATCAGGGTACTTCTGATATTCCTTAAGAACAGGAGTAAAATGAAAACAGCTAAGACCGCACCTATCATAGCATTGCTCGTTACTCTATTGATAGATTGACGGATAAACTTGGCTGAATCGACACTAACTTTAATCTCTACCCCACTGGGCAGGACTTTTCTGATTTCCGCCAGTTCTTTATGTACAGCATCCGATACTTTGACAGTATTGGCATCGGTTTGGCGCTGCACGGTGATCTGTACCGCCGGCTGCCCATCCATGAAGACAAAAGTTTTCTTTTCCTTAAAAGTATCTTCCACCCGGGCCAGGTCTCCCAGCCTCACATAGCCGCCCGAGGGCAAGGGTATCTGTAATCCCTCTATCTCCTGGACACTGTTAAATTCCCCGGTAACACGCACGGTATGTTCCTTGAGGCCCTCTTCCACAGTGCCTGCCGAAGTATTGCGGTTCTCCATCATCAGATAAGAAACTATACGATCCAGGGTCAAACCATAGGCCTGTAAACGCTGGGGAACAGCAGAAATACGAATCTCTCTGGTAACACCCCCGTCACTCCCTACGGAAGCCACGCCATTGACTCTCTCTAAGCGGGGTTTGATAATGTCCCTGGTTATTTTGTCCAGGGTAGCCAGGTCCACACTGCCGCTCAGGCCCAGGTACATAATGGGCATCTGGTTGGGGTCTATTTTAAAGATCAGCGTCTTTTTGGCATCTTTGGGCAGCATGGGTGCAATAAAATCTATTTTTTCCCGTATCTGGTTTACGGCAAAACTCATATCCGTGCCCCAGGCAAATTCCACGAAAACCACGGACCTGCCGTGCTGGGATGTGGCGTGAATATTTTTCACGCCGTTGACTGTGCCGATAGCGCCCTCTATAGGCCGCGTCAGCAAATTCTCGATTTCCTCGGGACCCACACCTTCATAGTCCGTCATGGTCAAGACCATAGGCAGGTTTAATTCCGGAAACAGGTCCAGGTTCAATCTTCCCATGGAAACTGTACCCAAAAGGATAATCACCAGAAAGACCATCGCTATAGCGACAGGACGTTTAACAGCTAAATCGGAAAGCCTCATTTAGCCTCACCCCTTACTACCTGGGTAACGGGACTGCCATCTTTCACCCCATACTGTCCCTCTACCATTAAAGCTTCGCCGGGATTGAGTCCCTTGACAATCTCTGCCTTGTCGCCCAGAGTTAAACCTACTTCAACTTCTCTTCTTTTGGCCGTGTCATTTTCCACTATATAAACCACTTTCTTTTGATCCTGGTCCAGGATAGCGTACTGGGGCACCACAATAACATTTTCTTTTCTGTCTACCACTAGCTGTACTTCCCCGTACATGCCGCCCTTGATCTCGCCGCCGGCATTCTCTACTTCCAAAGTAACAGGGTAGGCTTTGGTCCTGGCGTCTATTTGCGGTGCAATATTGGTAATAATCCCGGTAAAGCTCTCTTTTGAGGCGGCAGGAATGCTTACCTGCATTTCGCCGCCTTTCCGCAGTTTATTGATATAGGCTTCGCCTACCTGTACCTGGAGCTTCAATTTATCGATATTCACCACGGAAACCAGGGGCATACTGCCCGCCAGCTGGCCTTCTACTGCGGAGACGGCGGAAACCACCCCATTGATGGGAGAAATAAGCACAGTGTTTTCCTGCTGAATCCGCAGGTTGTTCAGGGCGATTTCGGCACCTGACAGGCGCAGCTCGGCCTGCTCCAGAAGAGACTTGGCTATGGCCCCCGCCTCGTAAAGCTCTTTGTTGCGTTCGTAATTCAACTTAGCATCGTTATAAGAATCCTGTGCCGACCTGAGCTGGAGTTCTAGATCCCTCCCATCGAAAACGACCAGAGGAGTGCCGGCTTTTACCCCATCCCCTACACGAACCGGCACTTTCAATATTTTAAAGGCGGGGTTTTTACTGGACAGGGCCACCTCATCTTGGGGCTGGAGAAGACCGCCAAGGGGAATGCTTTTTTCCATATTACCCTTTTTCACAATTTCTACAGTTACAGGGATTTTTTTTGTTTCCGCGGTCGACACCTTATCAGCCTTCTTAGAACCACATCCTGCCATCAGCATACTAAAGACTAAAATTGCTAAAAGTAATCCTATGTACTTTCTCTTCATGCCGTCTGTAAACCTCCTCACAAAAACGTGCCCGACCGAACAGTCGGTCAGTCACACTCTATTGTATGGTGTGAGAAATTGGTTGTCAATGCATAGCCAAGCTGTCTTTGGTAAATTTTTTGTAATACGGGCGAAGATAGGCGCATAACATCCTTTGTTCTATAGACTATATATTGGTAGAATATAAATAGCAGAACGATGAGAGGAGGAGCAACGATGCAAAGGTTCAAGCCCCTGAAGTTTATCATCATCTTCCTGTTTATTCTTCTCCTCTTTGTCACAGAGGTATATCTGATTAACAGAATTGACCCTGCTTCTGTCCCTTCTTTGGCCAGGTATATTCCCTTTCCCGGGATGTGGGAAGTAACCCTGAATATCTTCTCAGTAATCTTTGCTTCCCTGGTGGTATTCACCGCCGTCGTTATTTTCCTGGAGAGACGGGACCCGGCCAAAACCGTGGCCTGGCTCTTGATCCTTATCTTCTTACCTGTCATGGGCTTCATCTTATATTTGACCATCGGACGCCAGTTCCGCAAACGGCGCATGGTCAGGAAAAAAGCGGCGCTGAACAATTATATCTATCCTTTGGATGAAAGCTTCAGTGAACACGAAAGCGGACTTCCTCACCTTACCCGCTCCAAGGAAAGACTGATCCGTCTTATCCTGAGCAACGCCAATTTTCCCATCACCCTGAACAACAGCCTTCGGGTGTTAACCGATGGCCAGGAAATTTTCCCCGCTTTTATGGAGGCCATCAAAGAAGCTAAAAAACATATTCATCTGGAAACTTATATCCTGCGTGATGACCAAATCGGCAACGAAATAAAAGACCTTCTTATCGCCAAAGCCAAAGAAGGTGTAAAGGTGCGTATCATCTATGACGGACTTGGTTCCAGGAAACTCGGCAAGAAATACCTGCAGGAACTGAACCAGGCAGGCATCGAAACTGAACCCTTCTTTCCGGTGAAACTGCCCTTCTTACACAGCAAAATAAACTACCGCAACCACCGCAAGATTCTCGTTGTTGACGGCACCACCGCCTTTGTAGGCGGGATTAACATCGGTGATGAATACCTGGGCCGGGACCCCAAGATAGGTTACTGGCGTGACACCCACCTGGAACTGAGGGGTAATGCCGTCTACTTTCTCCAGCGTATCTTCCTCCAAGACTGGTATTTTGTGACCCGGCAGGCCCTGGAAGAGGAATTTTCCGGCCTTTTCCCCGTCAAAGAACCCTGTGGCAACAAGGTGGTACAAATCACGGCCAGCGGACCTGATACCGAATGGGAAGCCATTATGCAGGTCTTTTACTATGCCATGGCCACAGCGGAAAAATCCCTCTATGTCACCTCACCTTATTTCGTACCCAATGAAAGCATTCTCACCGCCCTCAAAACTGCCGCCCTGAGCGGGGTAGATGTAAAGTTAATCCTCCCCGCCAAGCCCGATCATAAGATTGTCTTTTGGGCCTCCATGTCTTACATGGAAGAACTCCTGGAAACGGGAGTAGAAGTCTACTTATACCACAAAGGCTTCATCCACGCGAAAACCATGATGATTGACGGTATCGTCTCCACCGTAGGTTCCGCCAACATGGACCAGCGCAGCTTCGAGCTGAATTTCGAAGTGAACGCCTTTATCTATGATGAAGAAACCACGCAGCGTTTAGAAAAAGATTTCTTTGAAGACCTAAAACACTGCCAGCAGATTGACCTGGAAACCTTCAAGGAACGTCCCTTAACCAATCGGTTCCTGGAGTCAGGGGCAAGGTTATTGTCGCCCCTGTTATAGTTGGTAGTTGCAGGTTGTTAGTAGGTATTTACAGTGGTATGATATAATTGTGATGTACAAGCTGTTTAATTATACAAAAAACTTCTTCCCGAAAAAAAGGAGAGTTTTATGGAGGAGAAGGAATTACTTAAACAAATCTTAGAAAAAATGACCAGTATGGAAAAGGAAATATCCGGTCTAAAAGAAGGACAAAAGGAGCACACGCAATTATTAAAAGCTATTGAACACCGGGTGGAAGTCTCCGACGCCCGCCTTTGCCGGATGGAGGAAGATGTTACCCAAATCAAAGGCCACATCACCAGAATTACTAATCACCTCCTGGATCACGATACAGATATTCGTTTGATTAAGAAGATGATGAGTAAATAATTAATGCAGATATAAAAAGATAAGCCGGTCCTCTTAAAAAGAGGAACCGGCTTATCTTTTTATTATTATCTGCCCTTTACTTTGGCGGAAGATCTAGCTTTTCTCTTTTTTTCTTTTCCTTCGCCAGCTTTTTCAATAACTCAGTTATGCTTTGCCGGGTTACATCTAACGTTAATTAAAAGTACCATAAAAATCCTATTTTTTCGGGAACAAATCCCTTGCCACTTACGTCTGTGTCATTGGATAATATAATTAAGAGAACTGCGGTTAGGGGGGATGGAATGAAAAAAGTCTACATAACCATGGTTTTCACCGCTTTTTTTCTAATTACCGTTTTCGTGCAACCCCTGTATGCCTGGTCAGCCCACTACCCTATAATTCCGGGTAAAGAATACTCGGTGCTGGTAGGCGAACAATTAAACTCTGAGAAAAACGCCATCATAAGAGTGTATGACATTTACAGCGGTACCTCGGCGAGCCTTGATATTAAAGGCAGCCTGCACTATGGGATGGTCAAAAGAAATGTAAAAGAAATCATACCCCTTCCGGAATCATGTGACAGTCTAAGGGAGGCCAAAAAGTGGGTAGAAAAAAATGCCCCGTCTAATCTGAGGTTAAGGCCCTGGACAATAGTAAACTGGAATATAATCAACCAGTGGATGATAGAGGGCTACACTGAAAGATACGAATACTGGGAGGATTCTCCCAGAGGATTGGTGCCTTCCCAGGTAAAGCAGCAAGGACTAATACCCAAACCAGTTTTATATAAAGACTTGGCCAAGCTGAATAAAACAAAAACACCCAAAGTATACGTGGACTATACCCGGATCCTCTTCCCTGAAGACCAGCCCTATATCTCCGGGCACAATGAAATCATGATTCCTGTCCGGCAGCTCAGTAAATGGCTTGGTTACAAAATGGATTTTAGTTTTCTACCTACAGGCGAGGGGGTCTTAAGACTCACCAAAGGCTTAAGAGAAATACAGCTTTCAGTCTGGTGGGACTATATCATCATAAATGGTTATAAAATCAAGTTAGAACACTATCCACGCCTAACAGTAAACGAGAGGATTGTGGTTCCTATTACAGTTGTGAACTATATGGCTGACGTTAAATGGGATCCACAATATAATGCCGTCTGGATCAATAGTTAAGGGGCCTTATGGGGGCCCCTTAATCTTTTGCTCTGATCTCATTTGTAAATAACCAATTCCTTAAAGCCGCCGGCCTGTTTATTCAACCGCCTCATCCATAACAGGTCTTTAGTCGCATAATGCCATTATCGTCATAATAATAATCCAGCGGTGTCAGGAAGTGATCCTCCCCCTCCAGGAAACAGAAGGGGCATTTCACTATCTTTTTATCTCCCTCTATTTTACTGTTAAAACGGGTACCGCAGCGCCGGCATTCATATTCCCAGTTGAACTTCTTCATGTAATCACCCTATAAGCTTATTTCTTTTAGTATAAATCGCCTTCCGAACCCGGACAACTGTTTATTTTGCTAACACATAAAAATGCCCTGAAAATCAGGGCATTTTTATGTGTTAATCTTTTTTCTTACCGTGTTTCTTGAAAGCGTTATTCAATTCTTTATTCAGTTCCTTTACAACTTTCTTGATTTCTTTTACCGCTTCCTCATTATCCTCATCAGCCTGAATCTCTGCCAGCAGTTTCTCGGCTTCGCCCTGGAACTCTTGCATAGCCTCCTGAAGTTCAAGCAAAATTTCGGGACGCTTTTTCAGTTGGTTGACTTTTGCTTTGATCATGTCGGCTTTTATTTTGGCTGCCTTGACTTTTGCCTCATGAACCCATTTGCCCAGACCTTTGGCTACGTCCTTCATTTTAACGCCCAGTTCCCTGGCAATTTCCCCCCAGCCTAAACCTTTATCTCTCAGGGCCACGATGTCGCTCACATTCTTCTCAGCTTTTTTCGCCATCACAGAGACCATGGCGATTTCGCCCCAGCCCCAGCCTTTGGCTCGCAGCTGCTGCACCAGTTCCTTAGTAAGCTCTTTCTGCTGAGTTACGATAATTACGGCAGCCTCCGTTGTTTGCTCAGAAACATTATCTTGCTGATTAGTAGTTGTCTGCGTAGTATTTGTTGTTCCTGGGTTTTGATTAGAGGTACTGTCCTCTGTTTCCACCTCATTTACAGTTTTGATAAGGTTGGAGACTGCTTTAACAACTTCCAGCTTGTTTTTGACCTGGTTTAAGTTCTCCTGGAGGGTGGGGATTTCAGCCTTAATCTTTTCTAATAAGGCAATATTGGCATCGCAGAGTTTCTCCAGTTCTGTAAGGACTGCCTGTAACTCTTTACCCTCTTCTACAGTAGCGGTGGCCTGGTTTTCTGCTTTCTGCAGCGTCTTGACATAGTCCTCCACTGTTTTTACTACCAGGGCCTTTTTCCCGGCCTCATCCAGGGCCTGGGCTTCCGCCAAACGCTCGGCGGCAAACTGTGCCAGAAGCTGGGCTTTATACTCAGCCTTCAGGGCTGCATAAAGCTGCACCTCTTCAAACATCTTTTCGAAGACATACAAGGGGTTATCGGGAGTCATGCCTGCATCTACCGTAGCAGCCGTGGGGGCTGTTACCTGCGTATTGTTTTGTGAGGTCCCGGTAGTATCAGCCAATGCAGGTATAATACCTATATTAGCCACAAAGGCTGCTGTCATCAGGGCAACTTTGATTTTACTAGGTCTTTTCATTAATATGTATTCCTCCTTGCAGCTCTTTATCATTTGCACCATATACTACGTCAGCCTGTCCAACCTTTATGGGGGTGACTATGCTAACTGAGGTGCGAATATTTACGAGTGGCAGTAATAAATAGAGGTCGGGCAATGCCCGACCTCTATTTTACTTCTACCACCCAGCTGGCCACCCAGCCCGTTTTCCCGTCGCTGAGTTTTACCTGATACCAGCTGTCTTTTACCTGCTGGATCACCATAATATCCCCGCTGTTTACCTTGGTTACCACGGAATAACTCGTGGCAGGGCCGCTCCGGATGTTTACCGATGTGCTCCCCGTTACAGACGCCGTTTTCCCTATTACGGAAGTATTATTCTGAGGGGGAGCGGCAGGTGTCGTTGGTGTGGAGGGAGTGCTTGTCCCCGGCGTAGCGGGAGTAGTCCTTACAGGTGTTTTATTTACCTTAGCCTGCAGTTCATTTAAGGCAGTCTGCAAGGCCTGGGACTTCACGGTTAAGTCGGCAACGGCAGTTTCCAGTTCCTTAATACGGTCCTGCAGGGCCTTGTCTACATAACTCTTGGAGACCACGGGGTCGCTGCTTGAGCCCGGAGCGGGAGAGTCAGCAACCACAGTCTTACCCAAAGTAAAGCCCACCACAATGGATAAAAGGGCTCCTCCAATAACAATATTACGCAGCCTCATACTCCTCTCTCCTTCCTCTTTCTAACGACTATCCGATTGCCGACGTCCGACTTCTGACATCCGAATTCCGACTACCGACTCCGATAGTAATAGCAAATATTCCAAAGATAATACACATTAATCGGATATCGGAAAGCGGATATCGGAAGTCGTATAAGATCAGATATCGGAAAGCGGATGTCGTTCTTTATTTCGCTACAGTATTATAAGCCTTTTTATGCTTGGCGTCTTTCAAATCCCGGCCTCTTAAGATACCGACTCTTTCTGCACCGATAAATACCCCCAGGGTGGTTACTACCATGATCAACATTCCCTGAGCAGTAGTCACTAAGGCCATCAAGACGGCCGACACACCCAGGAGTAAACTTACCCCGTAAATGGCCAGCACTGTATGCCGGTGGCTTAATCCTAAAGCCAGCAGGCGGTGATGGAGATGGTCCTTGTCAGCGCAAAAGATAGGTTTACCATTATGGTAACGGCGTATAATGGCAAAGAGAGTATCCATGATGGGTATCCCTAAAATGACAATGGGTAAGAAGAGGGAGATTACCGTAGCGCTCTTAGTTAACCCAATAATGGCAATGGTGGCCAGGTTGAAGCCTAAGAACAGGGAGCCCGTATCGCCCATGAAGATCTGGGCAGGGTGGAAATTATACTTAAGAAAACCAAGAATACTGGCCGCTAGGATAAAAGGAATAAAAGCCATGGCAGTAACGCCCTCGATCAAAGAGACGATACCTAAGGTAACAGCGGCGATAGCCGATACTCCGGCGGCTAAACCGTCTAAACCGTCAATTAAATTAACGGCATTGGTAACACCGATGATCCACAAAACAGTCAGGGGATAACCTAAATAACCCAGATCTATGACACCGTTAATAGGATGTGTCATAAAATTCACACGGACACCGGCAGCCAATACGATACAGGCTGCCAAAACCTGTACTAACAACTTAGTCTTAGGGGAAACACCTTTAATATCATCCCTGAGGCCTACAAGGATGATTAACAAGCCCCCGCCGAGAAGAGCGTAAATCTCCATGGTGAGTTCCTGGGTAAGGAGTACAGCAGTCCAAAAGCCCACACAGATAGCCAGGCCGCCTAAACGGGGCATCAGCTTGTGGTGAACTTTACGCGCTGCCGGCTTATCCACTGCCTTCACTTTATAAGCAAGCCTTTTTACCAGGGGCGTTACCAAAAGAGCCACGAAAAAGGCTATGATGAGCGGATAAAAATAGTTTAACACCCAAAGTGCCTCCTTAAATTTACGTCTTGAAACTTCAACCGTCTCAAATATGAATTATAACACCAGTACCAGAAAATGTCTATTCTGCTTTAACAAGTTGTCAGGTCCGACATCCGATAACCGAATTCAGACAGTCCGA
This window harbors:
- a CDS encoding SH3 domain-containing protein translates to MRLRNIVIGGALLSIVVGFTLGKTVVADSPAPGSSSDPVVSKSYVDKALQDRIKELETAVADLTVKSQALQTALNELQAKVNKTPVRTTPATPGTSTPSTPTTPAAPPQNNTSVIGKTASVTGSTSVNIRSGPATSYSVVTKVNSGDIMVIQQVKDSWYQVKLSDGKTGWVASWVVEVK
- a CDS encoding glycosyltransferase family 4 protein gives rise to the protein MLNYFYPLIIAFFVALLVTPLVKRLAYKVKAVDKPAARKVHHKLMPRLGGLAICVGFWTAVLLTQELTMEIYALLGGGLLIILVGLRDDIKGVSPKTKLLVQVLAACIVLAAGVRVNFMTHPINGVIDLGYLGYPLTVLWIIGVTNAVNLIDGLDGLAAGVSAIAAVTLGIVSLIEGVTAMAFIPFILAASILGFLKYNFHPAQIFMGDTGSLFLGFNLATIAIIGLTKSATVISLFLPIVILGIPIMDTLFAIIRRYHNGKPIFCADKDHLHHRLLALGLSHRHTVLAIYGVSLLLGVSAVLMALVTTAQGMLIMVVTTLGVFIGAERVGILRGRDLKDAKHKKAYNTVAK